The nucleotide sequence CCGCAGCCGGACTCTCCCACTAATCCTAATGTTTCTCCACGTTTCACAATAAAACTGACATCATCTACCGCTTTAAATACATCTTTCGCCTGACCAAACATCCCCTTAATGGGAAAATAGACTTTGAGATTTTCTATAAATAAAATATCTTCATTCGTTTCTAACTTTAATAATCTCTTTTTTTGTTCTTTTAAAATTTTATTTTGTTCTTCGGGTGAGGGAATATAACTTAAATTGACTTGTTCTTTTTGTTGAATTTGAATCTGTCCCGTTACGGGGTCTTTTACCTCTTCCATAAAATCCGAAACCGTCGCTAATTTTTTCACGGTTCTATTGATGTCAGGACGACAAGCTAACAACCCCTGAGTATAAGGATGCTGAGGATACTTTAAAATTTGTTCGACTTTTCCGTACTCAACAATTTTGCCTCGATACATCACCGCCACCGTATCAGCAATATTAGCAATCACTCCCAAATCATGGGAAATAAACATCATCGACATTTTCTTTTCTTGAGTGTCTTCTTTGCACAAAACGCGCAATAAGTCAAGAATTTCTTTTTGCACCGTGACATCCAAAGCGGTTGTCGGTTCATCAGCAATTAACAGAGTAGGATTACAGGAAATAGCCATAGCGATCATCACTCGTTGTAATTGTCCCCCGGACAACTGATGAGGATAACGTTTAAGCATGGCTTGCTTTTCCTGTGCGATGTAAGCTTTAATGTTGTCGGTAAGGCCAGATGAGCCTTGTTGAGGATCGTATTCAGATTTAATTTTTTCTAAATATTTTTGTTCTAATTGCTCATCACTGGGAAGAAGCCGCACTTTTTGTAAAAGGGCTATTGCTTGCTGATCCGCTTGTTCAGCCGTTACTCGTTGATGAAGTCGGATGGCTTCTGTAATTTGAAATCCGATTGTATACACAGGATTAAGGGAACTCATCGGTTCTTGAAAAATCATAGCGATGGCTTCCCCGCGATAATCTCGCTTGGCATTTTCTCCGATAGTTAATAAATTCACGCCTTGAGTGGAAGGGTCAGTGCGAAACCAAATTTCTCCTTGAGTAATCTTACCAGGGCTAGGCACTAATCCGATCACCGCTAAAGAAGTGATAGATTTTCCTGAACCTGACTCACCTACTATCCCTAAGACTTGTCCAGGTTCAACAACAAAGCTAATATCGTCAACGGCTATAGTTGCTCTATTATCGTTAGTAAACTTGACTTGTAGGTTATGGACATCGAGAACAGGTTCATTCATAACGCTAAAATAAACGCTTCAAAATTAATGATCTAAAAAAGACCCGTTTAATACACAATAGTTTAGAATCTGTGATTAAACTTGAGCTAGTTTAACTGGATCATAACCGATTTGATCCCAGATTTACTCTATAATCGTATACCGTATTTAAATTATGATTTATCTGGACTCAGCAATTATTAAAGAAGCGCAAATCGCTGAAAAATTGGGATGGGTTAAGGGAATTACCACGAATCCTACTTTACTCGCCAAGAGCGATTTATCTCCTCAAGAAACATTAAAACAGTTGGCTGTTATTAGCCCAGGAGAATTATATTATCAACTGACAGCAACGGATTTTGACTCGATGGTGGCGGAAGCTTGGCAAGCTTTTCAGATTATTGGCTCAAAAACCGTCTTAAAAGTTCCCGCTACTCCTACAGGATTTCAAGTGGTGGCCTGTTTATCATCGGATATTCCCTGTTCGGTAACCGCTATTTATAGTGCAGCACAAGCCGCCATAGCCGCCGAAGCCGGGGCTAAATATGCGATCGCTTATGTCAATCGTGCCACCCGACTTTTAGGAGATGGGTTAAAATTAGTGCGGGAAATGTCAGCCGTTCTAGAAGGCAGTGGGGTAGAAATTTTAGCCGCCAGTCTTAAATCACCCGAAGAAGCGGCGAATGCCATCATGGCGGGTTCTCATCATCTCACCCTACCTTTAAATATTTTAGAGGCGATGACTTACCATGAGTTATCTAACCAAACCGTAGAAGAATTTAATCAAAACGGACGAGGGATTTTAAGTTAACATTTCAGTTTCAGGGCATGAATCGGTTAGTCAAATTAATTATAATAAGTTTGATCATGGGTGTTGTTTCGGCTTGTACTCCCACTCAATCCTCATCAGAAAAACCCCAAAGATCAGAGTCTGCTGTTGTGCAACCGGAACCCTTGTATAAAGTTTATGATTTGCCCCAAAGCACGGTTCATACTTTAACGATTCCTGTTGATAGTCCCTATCAGGTAACGGTAACTCTTGCTCGTTCTTTAGAAACTGTGGAAAATCTGGCTAAAAAACAAGGGGCAATGGCAGCCATTAACGGCGGTTTTTTTGATCCAAATAATGGCAAAACGACCTCTTATATTATTCACCAAGGAAAAATTATAGCCGATCCAAAAAACAATGAACGGTTGATGAAAAATCCAGATTTAACTCGTTATCTCGATAAAATTCTCAACCGCAGTGAATGGAGACGTTATCAATGTGGGGCTACGGTTCGATATAGTATTTCCTTTCATAATCAGCCAACGCTCACAGGATGTCAATTATTAGATTCTCTGGGGGCAGGGCCTCGTCTGCTTCCAGAAATGACAGCACAAACAGAGGGATTTATTGACTTAGTTAACGGCACGATGATTAAAGATGCTTTGGGACTTAAAGAACCCAATGCTCGCACGGCTATAGGAATTACTGCTAATGGGGATTTAATTTGGATCATGGCGGCTCAAAAGGCCCATTCTTCTCGTGCTACGGGTTTATCTTTATTAGAATTAGCTGAATTTCTCAAAACCTTGGGAGTTCAAGAGGCTTTAAATCTTGACGGGGGCAGTTCATCTACCTTTTATTATCAAGGGAAAACCTACAAAGGCAAATTAGATCGGGAGGAGAATTTTCTTGAGCGTCCGGTTAAGTCTGTGTTAATTTTGCAGAAAAAGCTGTGAACCCATTTTTCTCTAATCCTGTAATTAACTCTCCCTTACCAAGGGGGGATATTTTTTGAGGATTATTATTCTAAAATGAGCCAAATAAAAACCTATTGATGAGCAGGCAAAAGATGAAAACTTATATCTGTACCGTTTGCGGCTATACTTATGACCCCACTCAAGGCGATCCGGATAATAATATTGCACCCGGAACAGCCTTTGAAGATATACCCGACGATTGGTCTTGTCCCGTGTGCGGAGCCGATAAATCTGAGTTTCAGCAACAAGAATAATCTATGGCTCGGTTGATTTAACTTGAAGCGACTTTTAAAACGATTTTCCCCACTGCTCGCCCAGTTTCACTATAACGATGAGCCTGTGCAATTTCCGATAAAGGATAAACACTATCAATAATAATTTGGATTTTACCTTGATCGATTAATTGACTCAAAGCTTGAAAATCTCGACTTCTAGGTAGAGCTAAAACGATTTTAGCTTTTTGACCAAAACCCAGCAAACTTTGTCCCATACCTAATAAAATATCCCAACTCGGCAGGGTACTTATATAAACCCCTTCAGGTTTGAGAATTTTTTGACATTGACTAAAAGAACTTTTGCCCACCGCATCTAAAATTAAATCATACTTTTTCCCCTGCTCCAGAAAATTCTCTTGGGTATAATCAATAACTTCATCAGCGCCTAAAGCTAAAACTAATTCTCGATTTTTTCCACTGCAAACACCGGTGACTTCAGCGTATAAATTTTTAGCAATTTGAACCGCAAAAACTCCCACGCCTCCCGATGCTCCATTAATCAAAACCTGGTATCCTGGGCGTAATTCTCCTAAATCTACCAAAGATTGAAACGCAGTCAAACCGGCAACCGGTACCGCCGCCGCTTGCTCAAAAGTTGCCTGTTTGGGTTTAAGCGCCACAGCAGAAGCATTAACCGCAACATATTCAGCATAAGCACCTCCAAAGAGCGGGTTAACCATACCATAAACCTCATCTCCCACTCGAAATTGTGTCACTCGTTCTCCCACAACTTCCACCACACCAGCAAAGTCACATCCTAACCTCTGAAGTCCGACTAAATTGGATAAGGGTTGCAAATCTCCTTTTCTGAGTTTCCAGTCTACCGGATTAACGCTTGATGCAATCACTCGAACTAATACTTCATCAGGTGACGGCGAAGGCTTTTCAACTTCTTGATATTGCAATACATCAGCGCTTCCGTAGCGATTAATTATGACGGCTTTCATAATTTCCCATAAATTTACAAGTTACTCGCTCAATTTTAATCAGTTCCTCGGCTGCCTGGGTAACTTTTTTTGAATGGCTAAAGAGAATGCTCTTAAGAAATGTAAACTAGCCGCTCCTAGGACGCATTTAAATTTATATGACTTACGCACTCCCAATTAAAAACAACGATTTTATGTCCCAAGCGAGTGCGGAACGCGTTCCGCACCCCAGCCTTGCGAAGGATCGCGGACAATCTCAGACCCCAATGATATCGTGGAGAGTGCGTAAGTCCTAATTTAATCTGCTCAAGTTAAGAAATAAACCTCTAACCCTTTCCCTACACCCATTCCCCTACACCCTGCCGCCAAGAACGGTTTAGGTGCGTTACGCTCCGCTATACTGCCTCGCGGCAGAACAAAATTGAATTAGAAACACCCTGCCGCCAAGAACAATTTAGGTGCGTTACGCTCCGCTAACACACCCTACAGTAGCCTACCGATTTATTTTAAAAATTGTCTCTTATAATTTAAACCCCTCTCCTAATTAAATGGGGAGGGGCACTATTAGTCAATCAACTAATTATTCACCAAACAGAGTTCTTAAAATGAATTATACATTAGTCAATCTATTTAAGCTTTTTTCTTAATATTTAATTAAAAATTAAGCAAAAAATATCTTACCCTAAAATAGGCTCCCTAACCATTAATAATTGTTAAAATTTAAGACTTTTAGCGAGGGCAAGGTATGTATTAAGCCCTCTCTTCTTAAGCCAAACCCCAAAAAATCTATCGCAAGCGGTATGAATAAAAGCCAAACTTGTGATAATTTGTCAAAAATTATCAGATCAAAAAAAAGTTAAATAAAAAAATATATATAATTCATAGAGCTTATTGGCATACTTAAAAAAATGACAATCTTAAAATTATCTGTTAAAAAAAGATTAAAATGGATTTATAGAGAAGCCATCGCTTCAAAGCCATTTAGGGTTAAATTTGCTCCAACTTTTGTGCATCCTGTCCTATGCTGATAGATTATCGCCCTCAGATTCAACGCCACACCATCGCGGTTTTATCCGTCACAATAGCCCTATTGCTGATGTTACTCATTAATCCTTGGATTTCAATGCAATCATCGCCTTTTTTAATGTTTTTCTTGGCTGTTACCGTCAGCGCGTGGTATGGGGGAATCAAACCCGGATTAGTGGCAACCATCTTATCGGCATTGGCTAGTTATTATTGGTTTGTTCTGCCGCTTCACAGCTTTGATTTAATTTTAACCGAGGCTTTTCGTACTCTAATTTTTTTCATAGAATGTTGTTTAATTTGTATCTTGTGCGAAGCGTTACATCAAGCTAAAAAACGAGTGGAGCAAAATTTACAATTTCTTCAAGAAAAAGAAGCTCTGCTCGAGATGACTAATACACAAGTTTCTCAAATTTTAGAAAGCATTACGGAAGGATTTTTTACGGTAGATCATCAATGGGGTTTTACCTATATTAATCATCATTGTGAAATGATTTTTGAGAGAGCAAAGCAAGAACTATTAGGTCAAAATATTTGGCAAGTGCTACCCGAAGTCGAAGCCACCGTTTATGAACAATTTCATCAAGCCCTCGCTCAACAAAGATCAATCCGTTTAGAAAAAAGTATTTTTAGTCAATCTGAACAATATTATGAGATCCGTGCTTACCCAATTCCAAAAGGATTAGCGGTGTATGTTTTAGATGTGACAGAGCAACGACTGGCTAACCGACAATTAAAAGAATCGGAATTGCGTTTTCGACAACTAGCCGAGAATATTGACCAAGTTTTTTGGATTTCCTCGGCTCAAAAAGCCAATTTACTTTATATTAGTCCAGCCTATCAAACTATTTGGGGAAAAAGCTGTGATAGTCTTTATGAATTTCCTCGCTCTTGGCTAGATTCTGTGCATCCAGAAGATCAACAACGAGTGGCTAAAGCCACTGAAAAATTGCGAAGTACGCAAGAAGACTTTAAGGAAGATTATCGCATTATTCGACCAGACGGAGAAATTCGTTGGATAGCCGCCAGAACCTTTTTTATTCGCGATGAAAATGGCAATAAATATCGAGTGGCAGGACTCGCTGAAGATATAACCGAACGCAAACGAGCAGAAGAAGCAAATAAAGAAAGTGAGCGGCGTTTTCGTCGTTTAGTAGAATCAAATCTTTTTGGCGTAGCCTTTGCTAATACCCAAGGAAAAGTTCACTATGCCAATGATTATTATCTGCGGATGCTAGGATACACTCAACAAGAATTACAAGCGGGTTTAATTTCTTGGGAGCGGATGACTCCGGCAGAATGGTTACCTCTAGATTTTAAAGCCTTAGAAGAACTGAAAATCAAAGGAGTAGCTACTGCGTTTGAAAAAGAATATTTTCACAAAAAAGGTCAACGAGTTCCCATTCTCATTGGTGCGGCTTTTCTCGATGAACCCTACTCAAAAGCGACAGAAATGATCGGCTTTTTTCTAGACTTAACCCGCGTCAAAGAAGCCGAAAAAGCCTTACAACGCCGAGAAGAAGAATTACACTTAATTGCTGATGCGGCTCCGGCCTTAATTGCCTATGTAGATGCTAATGAATGTTATCGATTCAATAACGGTCGTTATGAACAGTGGTTTGGCATTCCCATTGAGCAAATCAAAGGAAAAACCATTAAAGAAACAATCGGAGACAAACTTTATCAAGATATTCGTCCTCGCATTGAGCAAGTTTTGAAAGGAGAAGAAGTCAGCTATGAGCAGGAAATATTTTTACCCATCGGCGAGTGTCGTTACATTAGAGCTAACTATGTGCCCCGGTTTGATGGTGAGGGAAAAGTGGAGGGATTTGTGGCCCTCATTAACGATATCACTGATCGCAAGCGCATAGAAGACAACTTACGCGAAAGTGAGGAGCGTTTCCGCATGATGGCTAATAGTTCCCCTGTGATGATTTGGGTAAGCGATGAAACTGGAGGGCGTACTTTTGTCAATCAGACATGGTTAAATTTAAGCGGACGGAGTTTTCAAGAAGAATTAGGAGACGGTTGGACAAAAAGCCTACACCCAGAGGATGTATCCCGTTGTTTAGATACTTATTTATATGCTTTAGACGCTCATCAACCTTTTGAAATCGAATACCGTATTAAAGCCGCCAATGGTGAATATCGCTGGATTTTGGAGCGCGGATGTCCTAGATTTACTAAGTTTGCTAAGTTTAGCGGTTATATTGGCTCTTGTACCGATGTTACAGAACGACAACGCGCCCTACAAGCTTTGCAAGAAAGCGAACAAGCACTCCAGCAACACGCTCAAATGCTCGATTTAGCCAATGATAGTATTATTATTTGCGATTTAGATGAGTCTATCGCTTATTGGAATCAGGGAGCCGAACGTCTCTACGGTTGGACAAAAGCGGAAGTACAAGGACAACGGATTAATAGTTTACTCAAAACCGTTTTTCCTCAATCGATCTCAGAAATTCACGATATCCTCAAAACTTTGGGATACTGGCAGGGAGAATTAACTCAAACCCGGGAAGATGGTAGTCAAATTGTTGTCAGTAGTCGCTGGACACTACAATATAATTCAGATGGTCAACCCATTGCTATTTTAGCAATTAGTGATGATATTACTGAACGTAAGCAGGTAGAAGCGGCATTACTCAGAAGTGAAGAACGCTTTCGGGGTATCTTTGAGCAAGCGGCGGTGGGGATGTCCCTTTTGAATCTTGAGGGTCGATGGTTGCGAGTCAATCACAAACTCTCTCTTATTGTGGGATATTCTCCAGAAGAATTACTAGAAATGACTTTTCAAGAGATTACCTACCCCGAAGACTTAGAAACCAACCTCAATTACGTGCGGCAACTGTTAGCCGGTGAGATTGAAACCTACTCAATGGAAAAACGCTATATCCGCCGAGATCAATCGCTAATTTGGGTTGAAATCACCGTTTCTTTGGTGCGAGAAGCCGGTCATTCCAGCCAGCAAATAGGTCAGCCTCAATATTTTATTACTGTTGTAGAAGAGATTGGTGAACGCAAACAAGCAGAAAGGGCTTTACAAGAACGGGCAGTAGAATTGACCTCTCTCAATACGGTTTTGGCCAGCACTACTGCCATGTTGCAAAAACGCAATCAGGAATTAGATCAATTTGCCTATATTGTTTCTCATGACCTTAAAGCGCCCTTGAGGGCAATTGCTAATTTATCGGAATGGATAGAAGAAGACTTGCAAGCTGAACTGCCTCCGGAAAATCAACAACAATTGCAGTTGTTACGACAGCGTGTTTATCGGATGGAAAATTTAATTAATGGGGTCTTAGAATATTCTCGGGTTGGGCGTAAGGAAACCACCATAGAAACTTTTTCGGTTTTGGAACTATTAACAGATGTGATTGATTCATTATCTCCACCGCCAACGTTTACTATCGAAATTGTTTCACCTATGCCAACGTTAACGGGAATTAAATTATTTTTAGGGCAGATATTTTCTAATTTAATTGGTAATGCCATTAACCATCATCCTCGTGCTGATGGTCATGTTTGGATCAGCGCCAAGGAGCTAGAAAATTTTTATGAGTTTGCCGTTTCTGATGATGGGAAAGGCATTGCCCCAGAACATCACCAACGAATTTTTGGCATTTTTCAAACCTTAGAAAAATCTGAAAAACCGGAAAGTACAGGCATTGGTTTGGCAATTGTTAAAAAAATTGTCGAGCTTCAAGGGGGTAATATTACTGTTGAGTCTGAAGTGAATCAAGGGACAACTTTTCACTTTAGCTGGCCGAAATAATCCTATTTGAGCAAATGAACTCCCCACAGTTCCCTAGATGGTGAAAAAATTCCTCACTGTCGGTAACTTTGCTTGCGTCCTCTTTGCAAGAAGATTAGCTGATCACTACAAAGGTTTGAGCATAGCGAAAAGCCTATTTTTTGGCTAATTTATGCTTGAAAAAACTCCCGAATCCTAAAGCCGCTCCTACACCGAGAAGGGTTAGCGGCTCAGGTACAACGGATGTGGCTGTGTAAAAGGCTCCTGAGTTTTGACTCGCTGAAGTATTATTGTATATATAAATGAGTTGTGAAAGCTCTGTTGTATGTTCTTGAAATTGTACGAAATTACCCCCGTTAAAAAAAGTAATGACCTCTCGCTCTGGTGGGGCATCAAAGAGCAAATTTCCCCCATCTATATAGAGGCTAATGCCATCACGCTCCATTAAGTCTCCTTCTCCTTTTTCAAAGTTAGATTTAGATGCTCTTAAAGTTTGTTCTCCCGCAGGCCCTTGGTATGTAAAGGCAAAACTCCAGTCGGGTAAGCTATCTAAAGAGACTGCATTCGCTAAACCTTCGTTAATGGTTCCTGATGTGCTGAATTTACCCGTTAGAGAAGTAAAATCATCAGGGTAAGGATTCAGGTTAAAACTGAAATAAAAGGTGACGGCTTTGGCGGAAGTGGCGAACAAGCTAGAACCTATAACAATTATAGTTCCTAAGCTTAAAGATATGACCTGTTTTAAGCTCATAAGTACCCCTGTGTAAAGAATTTTCAATCTAAAGACTTAGCTAAGTAAATACTCTAGATAGATCTATTTATAAATTGTCATAATTGTCACTAAAATGCAAGGTCTGTTCAGCCAGATTAACCCTAGCCTGACAAATCTTAAAAAATTGTGTTTCAATAAGACAAAACTTATT is from Gloeothece verrucosa PCC 7822 and encodes:
- a CDS encoding ABC transporter ATP-binding protein; the encoded protein is MNEPVLDVHNLQVKFTNDNRATIAVDDISFVVEPGQVLGIVGESGSGKSITSLAVIGLVPSPGKITQGEIWFRTDPSTQGVNLLTIGENAKRDYRGEAIAMIFQEPMSSLNPVYTIGFQITEAIRLHQRVTAEQADQQAIALLQKVRLLPSDEQLEQKYLEKIKSEYDPQQGSSGLTDNIKAYIAQEKQAMLKRYPHQLSGGQLQRVMIAMAISCNPTLLIADEPTTALDVTVQKEILDLLRVLCKEDTQEKKMSMMFISHDLGVIANIADTVAVMYRGKIVEYGKVEQILKYPQHPYTQGLLACRPDINRTVKKLATVSDFMEEVKDPVTGQIQIQQKEQVNLSYIPSPEEQNKILKEQKKRLLKLETNEDILFIENLKVYFPIKGMFGQAKDVFKAVDDVSFIVKRGETLGLVGESGCGKSTLARAILRLIPTTGGTIRFRANDSGWEDISKMSIADQRLRRLRQNLQIVFQNPYNSLNPRLTIGQAIREPMVIHKPKEWSTEKQKRERVREVLKQVKLDPDWENRYPHELSGGQRQRVCIARAIVLKPKFIICDESVSALDVSVQAEVLNLFKDLQKQMDLTYIFISHDLSVVKFMSDHIMVMNKGKIEEKGTTEEIINNPQTEYTKRLISSIPKFPEEFN
- a CDS encoding transaldolase family protein, with the protein product MIYLDSAIIKEAQIAEKLGWVKGITTNPTLLAKSDLSPQETLKQLAVISPGELYYQLTATDFDSMVAEAWQAFQIIGSKTVLKVPATPTGFQVVACLSSDIPCSVTAIYSAAQAAIAAEAGAKYAIAYVNRATRLLGDGLKLVREMSAVLEGSGVEILAASLKSPEEAANAIMAGSHHLTLPLNILEAMTYHELSNQTVEEFNQNGRGILS
- a CDS encoding phosphodiester glycosidase family protein, giving the protein MGVVSACTPTQSSSEKPQRSESAVVQPEPLYKVYDLPQSTVHTLTIPVDSPYQVTVTLARSLETVENLAKKQGAMAAINGGFFDPNNGKTTSYIIHQGKIIADPKNNERLMKNPDLTRYLDKILNRSEWRRYQCGATVRYSISFHNQPTLTGCQLLDSLGAGPRLLPEMTAQTEGFIDLVNGTMIKDALGLKEPNARTAIGITANGDLIWIMAAQKAHSSRATGLSLLELAEFLKTLGVQEALNLDGGSSSTFYYQGKTYKGKLDREENFLERPVKSVLILQKKL
- the rd gene encoding rubredoxin — translated: MKTYICTVCGYTYDPTQGDPDNNIAPGTAFEDIPDDWSCPVCGADKSEFQQQE
- a CDS encoding NAD(P)-dependent alcohol dehydrogenase; amino-acid sequence: MKAVIINRYGSADVLQYQEVEKPSPSPDEVLVRVIASSVNPVDWKLRKGDLQPLSNLVGLQRLGCDFAGVVEVVGERVTQFRVGDEVYGMVNPLFGGAYAEYVAVNASAVALKPKQATFEQAAAVPVAGLTAFQSLVDLGELRPGYQVLINGASGGVGVFAVQIAKNLYAEVTGVCSGKNRELVLALGADEVIDYTQENFLEQGKKYDLILDAVGKSSFSQCQKILKPEGVYISTLPSWDILLGMGQSLLGFGQKAKIVLALPRSRDFQALSQLIDQGKIQIIIDSVYPLSEIAQAHRYSETGRAVGKIVLKVASS
- a CDS encoding PAS domain S-box protein; its protein translation is MLIDYRPQIQRHTIAVLSVTIALLLMLLINPWISMQSSPFLMFFLAVTVSAWYGGIKPGLVATILSALASYYWFVLPLHSFDLILTEAFRTLIFFIECCLICILCEALHQAKKRVEQNLQFLQEKEALLEMTNTQVSQILESITEGFFTVDHQWGFTYINHHCEMIFERAKQELLGQNIWQVLPEVEATVYEQFHQALAQQRSIRLEKSIFSQSEQYYEIRAYPIPKGLAVYVLDVTEQRLANRQLKESELRFRQLAENIDQVFWISSAQKANLLYISPAYQTIWGKSCDSLYEFPRSWLDSVHPEDQQRVAKATEKLRSTQEDFKEDYRIIRPDGEIRWIAARTFFIRDENGNKYRVAGLAEDITERKRAEEANKESERRFRRLVESNLFGVAFANTQGKVHYANDYYLRMLGYTQQELQAGLISWERMTPAEWLPLDFKALEELKIKGVATAFEKEYFHKKGQRVPILIGAAFLDEPYSKATEMIGFFLDLTRVKEAEKALQRREEELHLIADAAPALIAYVDANECYRFNNGRYEQWFGIPIEQIKGKTIKETIGDKLYQDIRPRIEQVLKGEEVSYEQEIFLPIGECRYIRANYVPRFDGEGKVEGFVALINDITDRKRIEDNLRESEERFRMMANSSPVMIWVSDETGGRTFVNQTWLNLSGRSFQEELGDGWTKSLHPEDVSRCLDTYLYALDAHQPFEIEYRIKAANGEYRWILERGCPRFTKFAKFSGYIGSCTDVTERQRALQALQESEQALQQHAQMLDLANDSIIICDLDESIAYWNQGAERLYGWTKAEVQGQRINSLLKTVFPQSISEIHDILKTLGYWQGELTQTREDGSQIVVSSRWTLQYNSDGQPIAILAISDDITERKQVEAALLRSEERFRGIFEQAAVGMSLLNLEGRWLRVNHKLSLIVGYSPEELLEMTFQEITYPEDLETNLNYVRQLLAGEIETYSMEKRYIRRDQSLIWVEITVSLVREAGHSSQQIGQPQYFITVVEEIGERKQAERALQERAVELTSLNTVLASTTAMLQKRNQELDQFAYIVSHDLKAPLRAIANLSEWIEEDLQAELPPENQQQLQLLRQRVYRMENLINGVLEYSRVGRKETTIETFSVLELLTDVIDSLSPPPTFTIEIVSPMPTLTGIKLFLGQIFSNLIGNAINHHPRADGHVWISAKELENFYEFAVSDDGKGIAPEHHQRIFGIFQTLEKSEKPESTGIGLAIVKKIVELQGGNITVESEVNQGTTFHFSWPK
- a CDS encoding PEP-CTERM sorting domain-containing protein — translated: MSLKQVISLSLGTIIVIGSSLFATSAKAVTFYFSFNLNPYPDDFTSLTGKFSTSGTINEGLANAVSLDSLPDWSFAFTYQGPAGEQTLRASKSNFEKGEGDLMERDGISLYIDGGNLLFDAPPEREVITFFNGGNFVQFQEHTTELSQLIYIYNNTSASQNSGAFYTATSVVPEPLTLLGVGAALGFGSFFKHKLAKK